A window from Salminus brasiliensis chromosome 7, fSalBra1.hap2, whole genome shotgun sequence encodes these proteins:
- the LOC140559758 gene encoding odorant receptor 131-2-like: protein MNSSRDAFEDAFMKNFIAVGLGVIITYINGIFVFAFFKNPVFYTNPRYILYTHLVINDIIMLFLSVTLHVVSYAAPLMNFTLCSVLLFFTSTTAENSPLNLAGMALERYIAICKPLHHPQLCSVNRIYILIGLIWFLTFVPALTDIIIVLVNEPISIFSTLVMCYTKSIFGSNQHLVKLIFVEALYLSSVWMTLIFTYFKVLQAAKAATTDQVSARKARNTILLHGLQLLLCMLTYITQFITFFFIALFPKHRTIIMYLSYLVSNVFPRLLSPLIYGVRDQTMYRHVKMYLTCNLFSPKVQPKANGIYC from the coding sequence ATGAACTCAAGTCGGGATGCTTTTGAGGACGCTTTTATGAAGAACTTTATTGCAGTTGGACTGGGTGTGATCATAACTTACATCAATGGGATTtttgtttttgccttttttaaaaatccagTTTTCTACACCAACCCAAGATATATCCTGTACACTCATCTTGTCATCAATGATATAATCATGCTCTTTCTTTCAGTTACTCTACATGTTGTAAGTTACGCTGCACCTCTAATGAATTTTACACTCTGCAGTGTTCTGCTTTTCTTTACTTCAACAACTGCAGAAAACAGTCCACTGAATCTAGCTGGAATGGCCTTGGAGCGCTACATTGCCATCTGCAAACCACTTCATCACCCTCAGCTCTGTTCAGTGAACAGGATTTACATTCTCATCGGCCTGATCTGGTTCCTGACCTTTGTTCCAGCTCTAACTGATATCATCATTGTGTTGGTAAATGAACCCATCAGTATTTTCTCAACGCTGGTTATGTGCTACACCAAGAGTATTTTTGGTTCAAATCAACACCTTGTAAAACTGATCTTTGTAGAGGCTCTTTATTTATCATCTGTGTGGATGACCCTGATCTTCACTTACTTCAAGGTTCTTCAGGCAGCGAAAGCTGCAACAACTGATCAGGTTTCAGCCAGAAAAGCCCGGAACACTATTTTACTCCACGGCCTGCAGCTCCTTCTCTGCATGCTTACCTACATCACCCAGTTTATAACCTTTTTCTTCATAGCCTTGTTTCCCAAACATAGGAccattattatgtatttatcatATCTAGTGTCTAATGTTTTTCCAAGGCTCCTCAGTCCTCTTATATATGGAGTCCGAGATCAAACCATGTACAGACATgtcaaaatgtatttaacatGTAATTTATTCAGTCCAAAGGTTCAACCAAAAGCTAATGGGATTTATTGTTAG